The following are encoded in a window of Mycosarcoma maydis chromosome 10, whole genome shotgun sequence genomic DNA:
- a CDS encoding uncharacterized protein (related to SPN1 - Spt6-interacting putative elongation factor), with protein sequence MADQETAQSPIEEPSESAAQAAAETLADAEIPATDAAADASEGVVDDIDVIPPSDPEHLTTVVRGQDTAAAVRTAAIFDEDDEDEDDDGDEVGNDLPSFRKRDARDASNADDPDAAVMRKKKKKRHHSPEEASSMRHVTDGEVEQEEEDPYANMTEAEIRRARTDRMIDEALRAGKKKAPRKRAGEDDLDLLADEEVAALRREMVTAADDDEEANRLKKPATNKLKLLPKVVATLQKNHLQQSILDNNLLEGVKRWLEPLPDKSLPALNIQHQFFQILERMTIDTISLKMSGLGKVVVFYSMCSRVEPKIKRSAEHLIEVWSRPVLKRSSSYRDRHIASAEWNREALSQRAGPLVVGSVADNNRRNVGIPQAVTAGFRVAPQSVAGQRSDSGHEARMANHKRLNQFKSRLKEAKR encoded by the exons ATGGCTGATCAAGAGACAGCGCAGTCTCCAATTGAAGAGCCAAGCGAATCTGCTGcgcaggcagcagcagaaacACTAGCGGACGCTGAAATTCCTGCCACCGACGCCGCTGCAGACGCCTCGGAAGGCGTAGTGGATGACATCGACGTGATCCCGCCTTCGGATCCAGAACACCTTACGACGGTTGTTCGCGGCCAAGacactgcagctgcagtaCGTACCGCTGCGATCTTtgacgaagatgacgaggacgaagatgacgatggagACGAGGTCGGCAATGACCTACCCAGCTTCCGTAAGCGTGACGCGCGCGATGCTAGCAATGCAGATGATCCGGATGCAGCCGTGAtgcgcaagaagaagaaaaagcGCCATCACAGTCCGGAAGAggcctcgtcgatgagACACGTGACGGATGGCGAGGtggaacaagaagaagaggatcCGTATGCAAATATGACCGAGGCCGAGATTCGAAGGGCAAGGACGGATCGGatgatcgacgaggcgtTGCGAGCGGGAAAGAAAAAGGCGCCGCGCAAGCGTGCCGGTGAGGACGACCTGGATCTTCTCGCAGATGAAGAGGTGGCTGCGCTGCGAAGGGAGATGGTCACCGCggccgacgatgacgaggaggcgAATCGATTGAAGAAGCCCGCaaccaacaagctcaagttGCTACCCAAGGTGGTCGCCACCTTGCAAAA AAATCATCTGCAACAATCCATTCTGGACAACAACCTGCTCGAAGGCGTTAAACGATGGCTGGAGCCGCTCCCGGACAAATCGCTGCCTGCGCTCAACATTCAACACCAGTTCTTCCAGATTCTTGAACGCATGACGATTGACACGATTTCGCTCAAGATGTCCGGCCTGGGCAAAGTGGTGGTCTTCTACAGCATGTGTTCGCGCGTCGAACCCAAGATCAAGCGGTCGGCTGAGCATCTGATCGAGGTGTGGTCGCGTCCAGTGCTGAAGCGATCATCGTCGTACAGGGATCGACACATTGCGTCGGCCGAGTGGAATCGCGAGGCTCTCTCGCAGCGCGCTGGtccgctcgtcgtcggctcgGTGGCTGATAACAATCGACGAAACGTCGGCATCCCCCAGGCTGTCACCGCCGGCTTCAGGGTCGCCCCTCAATCCGTCGCTGGCCAGAGAAGCGATTCTGGTCACGAAGCTAGGATGGCTAACCACAAGAGACTCAACCAGTTCAAGAGCCGATTGAAGGAGGCCAAACGTTGA
- a CDS encoding uncharacterized protein (related to STRIATIN), with amino-acid sequence MSMGGGNNNGNANGGNMGAGLGFGMISNANQMHSNMSNGVQSQETGNSQPNSEYTLAGILHHLQGEWRRYERDRNEWEIERAEMRARIALLEGERRGVENLKTDLMRRVKMLEYALRQERSKYLSSSGAVQSSSSPLSSQAPQVKNPLLQGLERGTISSGRSSPAPFADSAPPTSANASALAAGLLSRSTSSAKDPKSRAKSREYLKQCLQEISYLTSASTMNPLPDRGIASGSSVNGNHIQSALRPRKMMLESVPPTLPGPTESHAAMAGSISRASAATALGVPNAKAGRPGRSPLFASEPVLEEGNEGEEVVSGAASSGEAGTEPKEQHSSDSSDSSDSSGSSDSIALKNPLSATFVEPEASGDSNPNDCSDERDQDDAPGSSGSSDSSRSSQSTDSRGTSASSLTDQELDDQEQVTAIYKPGGRDWQKLKEASLQSRERREAERQSQIVGEASIISEAQQQLAITSEKVNQLMNRSGRAPGPERKDEDNLANISLTDEDEEAVKEAADAAADSQLWKSKKVLRSHLDAVRAVAFLQNEMTLLSASDDNTIKFWNLDAGTLNQPAAKSGTDSQPIVTFRGHSAGVTCLAVSPNKRRFYSGSLDSSVRVWQLPDSGLDAYPPFEKSMELGCLVGHSQAVWDVALLPDRSDEEGRVASASADGTVKIWSVRSGNTGAGSNSNGDSGVGAAPAILQLSWDYFGSEPWPDTAKERENLEKSGTLPVPTCVDVCHSDLRLVAVSYSNSVVKLFEVDTGRQVRQLKSDETYDGTGETQINKLVTHPTLPMLITAHEDGYIRMFDLDSGACTLSMVAHLDAVTSLDIDASGLTLVSGGHDCSVRFWEIAGGSLAGKDGAVTGGEGDKSSAVCRQEISSHRNKASEGVLAVKYHPTAPYFASAGADGVIRIYG; translated from the coding sequence ATGTCGATGGGCGGGGGCAACAACAATGGCAATGCCAATGGCGGCAACATGGGTGCTGGCCTCGGCTTTGGCATGATCAGCAACGCCAACCAGATGCACAGCAACATGTCCAATGGCGTTCAGTCACAGGAGACTGGCAACTCTCAGCCCAATTCCGAGTACACTCTCGCTGGCATCCTGCATCATTTGCAGGGCGAATGGCGAAGATACGAACGCGATCGCAACGAATGGGAGATCGAGAGAGCCGAGATGCGTGCGCGcatcgccttgctcgaAGGAGAGCGAAGAGGCGTCGAGAACCTCAAGACCGATCTCATGAGGAGagtcaagatgctcgaatACGCACTGCGACAGGAGCGATCCAAGTATCTATCGTCGAGTGGCGCCGTTCAGTCGTCTTCATCTCCACTTTCTTCGCAGGCACCTCAAGTCAAGAATCCGCTCTTGCAGGGCCTGGAAAGGGGTACCATCAGCAGCGGCCGCAGTTCGCCCGCTCCGTTTGCAGATTCTGCTCCTCCAACGTCGGCCAACGCTAGTGCCCTTGCAGCCGGCCTGCTGTCGCGATCTACATCGAGCGCAAAGGATCCCAAATCGCGTGCAAAGAGCCGCGAATATCTGAAGCAATGCCTGCAAGAAATCTCGTACCTCACTTCAGCCTCCACAATGAATCCGCTCCCGGATCGCGGCATCGCCTCGGGCTCTTCGGTCAATGGCAATCACATACAGAGCGCGCTGCGACCAAGAAAAATGATGCTTGAGAGTGTACCACCCACGCTTCCCGGGCCTACAGAGTCGCATGCAGCTATGGCAGGATCGATCAGTCGCGCATCGGCGGCCACTGCACTTGGTGTGCCGAATGCCAAGGCTGGTCGACCTGGTCGTTCGCCTCTGTTCGCCTCAGAGCCTGTGCTCGAAGAAGGAAACGAGGGCGAGGAGGTCGTCAGCGGTGCCGCGTCTTCGGGCGAGGCTGGAACAGAGCCGAAAGAGCAGCACAGCTCTGACAGCTCTGACAGCTCTGACAGCTCTGGTAGCTCCGACAGCATTGCACTTAAGAACCCGTTGAGTGCCACCTTCGTCGAGCCAGAAGCATCGGGCGATTCCAACCCGAACGATTGTTCTGATGAACGCGACCAGGATGACGCACCAGGCAGCTCAGGTTCTTCCGACTCGTCACGATCTTCGCAATCAACAGACTCGCGCGGTACTTCAGCCAGCAGCCTCACTGATCAGGAACTCGATGATCAGGAGCAAGTGACGGCGATCTACAAGCCCGGCGGTCGAGACTGGCAAAAGCTCAAAGAGGCTAGTCTACAAAgccgagagcgtcgagaagcgGAGCGACAGAGCCAAATTGTGGGGGAAGCTTCGATCATCTctgaagcgcagcagcagctggcgaTCACGTCAGAAAAGGTGAATCAGCTCATGAACCGCAGCGGTCGCGCTCCGGGTCCGGAGCGCAAGGACGAAGATAATCTTGCCAACATCAGTCTGACggacgaagatgaggaggcCGTCAAGGAGGCAGCCGACGCAGCGGCAGACAGCCAGTTGTGGAAGTCGAAAAAGGTGCTGCGCAGCCATTTGGATGCGGTGCGGGCTGTGGCATTCTTGCAGAATGAGATGACGCTGCTCTCGGCTTCGGACGATAACACGATCAAGTTCTGGAACCTGGATGCGGGCACGTTGAATCAGCCTGCGGCCAAGTCTGGCACCGACAGTCAACCAATTGTGACGTTCCGTGGCCATTCTGCCGGAGTGACGTGCCTGGCGGTGTCGCCGAACAAGCGGCGGTTCTACAGTGGCAGCTTGGACTCGTCCGTCCGTGTGTGGCAGCTGCCCGATAGTGGGTTGGACGCATACCCGCCGTTTGAAAAGTCGATGGAGCTGGGCTGTCTGGTGGGACACTCTCAGGCGGTGTGGGATGTCGCTCTGCTTCCGGATCGCTCCGACGAAGAAGGACGAGTCGCAAGCGCTTCAGCAGACGGCACGGTAAAGATCTGGAGCGTGCGAAGCGGCAACACTGGGGCAGGTTCGAACAGCAACGGCGATAGTGGTGTTGGCGCGGCGCCTGCAATTCTACAGCTCAGCTGGGATTACTTTGGCAGCGAGCCTTGGCCGGATACAGCCAAAGAGCGCGAGAACCTGGAAAAGAGCGGTACGCTGCCGGTGCCTACGTGCGTGGACGTGTGTCACTCGGATCTGCGGCTGGTGGCTGTGTCGTACTCGAACTCGGTGGTGAAGCTGTTCGAGGTGGATACGGGCCGCCAAGTGCGACAGCtcaagagcgacgagacaTACGATGGAACGGGCGAGACACAGATCAACAAGCTGGTCACACATCCAACTTTGCCCATGCTGATCACGGCGCACGAAGACGGCTACATTCGCATGTTTGATCTGGACAGTGGCGCTTGTACGCTGTCGATGGTAGCGCACCTGGACGCAGTGACTTcgctcgacattgacgCGTCCGGTCTGACGCTCGTTTCTGGAGGACATGACTGCAGCGTGCGGTTCTGGGAAATTGCGGGTGGATCGCTAGCGGGCAAAGACGGAGCTGTGACAGGAGGTGAAGGGGACAAGTCGAGTGCGGTATGCAGACAGGAGATCAGCTCGCATCGGAACAAGGCAAGTGAAGGAGTGCTGGCGGTCAAGTACCATCCGACAGCGCCTTActttgcttctgctggTGCAGACGGCGTTATCCGCATCTACGGATGA